In Meleagris gallopavo isolate NT-WF06-2002-E0010 breed Aviagen turkey brand Nicholas breeding stock chromosome 2, Turkey_5.1, whole genome shotgun sequence, the following are encoded in one genomic region:
- the PKIB gene encoding cAMP-dependent protein kinase inhibitor beta — translation MTDVEPLVTDFAASGRAGRRNALPDILGSPAGAGTSDLPHKLAELSVSEDEGAEGGEVSSSKALLESQEAEGKSSNS, via the exons ATGACTGATGTGGAGCCCCTGGTGACAGACTTCGCAGCATCGGGCAGGGCAGGCCGCCGGAATGCCTTACCTGACATCCTGGGCTCTCCTGCTGGTGCCGGGACCTCAGACTTGCCGCACAAACTGGCCGAGCTGTCTGTTTCAGAAG ATGAAGGAGCAGAGGGTGGAGAAGTATCATCATCCAAAGCCCTGCTGGAAAGTCAagaggcagaaggaaagagcagcaaTTCCTAA